Proteins encoded within one genomic window of Archangium lipolyticum:
- a CDS encoding site-specific DNA-methyltransferase, translated as MRKLTVDDPTTRSADLVAENVAKLKTLFPEAFAEGKIDFDVLKQVLGGSVDEREEKYGLYWHGKRQARQLALTPSTGTLRPCPEESVDWDTTQNLFIEGDNLEVLKLLQKSYAGKVKLIYIDPPYNTGKDFVYPDDFQDNIKNYLELTGQVEGGRKITSNTEASGRFHTDWLNMMYPRLKLARNLLAQDGVIFVSIDDHEVHTLRYMMDEVFGEENFVATAIWEKADSPRNSARQFSEDHEFVLVYSRDPSWAPTRLPRTDEANSIYANPDNDPRGPWLPGDPYANKPYSKGQYSVKGPSGRTFSPPPGRFWRISEQKLRELDADGRIWWGPTGEARPSIKRYLSEVSDLIPRTLWRKEEVGSNRTSKNELRALFPDTESFDTPKPTALIERMLRLGTEVSSSDIVLDFFAGSATTGDAVMRLNATEGGNRRYILVQMPEPTGRSDLATIAAISKERLRRAGKKIQQDATTLSGDLGFRVFKLDSSNIRGWEPNRDNLKKSLLDNLEHIKEDRSPDDILYEVLLKLGLDLCVPIEHRTIAGKTVHSIGGGVLMVCVEEKIARKDVERLALGIAEWHKVLAPVGETTCVFRDSAFADDVAKSNLAAILEQHGLSKVTSL; from the coding sequence ATGAGGAAGCTCACCGTGGATGACCCGACGACTCGATCCGCTGACCTCGTGGCCGAGAACGTGGCGAAGCTGAAGACGCTATTCCCCGAGGCGTTCGCGGAGGGGAAGATCGACTTCGACGTGCTTAAGCAGGTCCTCGGGGGATCTGTGGACGAGCGCGAGGAGAAGTACGGGCTTTACTGGCACGGAAAGCGGCAAGCCCGCCAGCTCGCGCTGACTCCGTCGACCGGGACCTTGCGTCCGTGCCCCGAGGAGAGCGTGGACTGGGACACCACGCAGAACCTCTTCATTGAGGGTGACAACCTGGAAGTCCTGAAGTTGTTGCAGAAGAGCTATGCCGGAAAGGTCAAGCTCATCTACATCGATCCGCCGTATAACACTGGCAAGGATTTTGTTTATCCGGACGACTTTCAGGACAACATCAAGAACTACCTGGAGCTGACTGGGCAGGTGGAGGGTGGACGGAAGATCACGTCCAACACCGAGGCGTCCGGACGGTTTCATACCGATTGGCTGAATATGATGTATCCGCGGCTGAAGTTGGCGCGGAACCTTCTTGCCCAAGACGGCGTAATCTTCGTGTCGATCGATGATCACGAGGTTCACACTCTTCGGTACATGATGGACGAAGTCTTTGGAGAAGAAAACTTCGTAGCCACTGCTATCTGGGAGAAGGCTGACTCACCGCGAAATTCGGCAAGACAATTCTCGGAGGACCACGAGTTTGTGCTAGTGTATTCGCGAGATCCTTCGTGGGCTCCTACGCGACTCCCACGAACGGATGAAGCAAACTCAATTTACGCCAATCCTGACAACGATCCTCGGGGCCCATGGCTTCCTGGAGACCCCTACGCGAATAAGCCCTACTCAAAGGGGCAATACAGCGTTAAGGGGCCAAGTGGCCGAACCTTCAGCCCGCCGCCAGGCCGGTTTTGGCGTATCTCTGAACAGAAGCTACGGGAACTTGATGCAGATGGACGCATCTGGTGGGGGCCGACTGGAGAAGCCCGGCCGAGTATCAAGCGATACCTTTCTGAGGTCTCGGATTTGATTCCTCGGACCCTTTGGCGGAAAGAGGAGGTCGGCAGCAATCGCACGTCGAAGAACGAGCTTCGAGCTCTCTTCCCGGACACTGAATCCTTCGACACGCCAAAGCCGACAGCTCTCATTGAAAGAATGCTGCGGCTGGGAACTGAGGTCAGCTCGTCAGACATCGTCCTCGACTTCTTTGCGGGTTCGGCCACGACGGGCGATGCGGTGATGCGGCTGAACGCAACGGAGGGAGGCAATCGACGCTACATCCTCGTCCAAATGCCTGAGCCCACGGGAAGAAGCGATTTAGCAACTATCGCAGCGATCTCAAAAGAGCGCCTGCGCCGCGCAGGCAAGAAGATTCAGCAAGACGCCACAACTCTCTCGGGCGATCTCGGCTTTCGCGTGTTCAAGCTCGACAGCTCGAACATCCGTGGGTGGGAGCCAAACCGAGACAACCTCAAGAAATCACTCCTCGACAACTTGGAGCATATCAAGGAGGACCGTAGCCCAGACGATATCCTCTACGAAGTTCTCCTCAAGCTCGGGCTGGATCTGTGTGTCCCCATCGAGCACCGGACCATTGCAGGAAAGACGGTGCACAGCATTGGCGGCGGCGTGTTGATGGTCTGCGTCGAAGAGAAGATCGCCCGCAAGGACGTCGAGCGGCTCGCGCTGGGCATTGCCGAGTGGCACAAGGTGCTCGCCCCAGTCGGCGAGACGACTTGTGTCTTCCGCGACAGCGCTTTCGCCGACGACGTGGCCAAGTCGAACCTCGCGGCCATCCTCGAACAGCACGGCCTGTCCAAGGTCACCAGCCTCTAG